The Manihot esculenta cultivar AM560-2 chromosome 1, M.esculenta_v8, whole genome shotgun sequence genome has a window encoding:
- the LOC122723316 gene encoding ABC transporter D family member 1-like, translating to MLSNLRYHTSVIISLFQSLGTLSISSRRLNCLSGYADRIHELIVISRELNSEDKTSLQRSGSRNYFSEADYVEFSKVKVVTPTGNVLVEDLTLKVESGSNLLITGTKPGEYGQNQALENRGL from the exons ATGTTAAGCAACTTAAGATATCACACCAGTGTTATTATATCACTATTTCAGTCCTTGGGAACTCTTTCTATAAGTTCAAGGCGACTCAATTGTCTCAG TGGTTATGCTGATCGCATTCATGAGTTAATAGTAATATCAAGAGAGCTAAACTCTGAAGATAAAACATCTCTACAAAGAAGTGGAAGTAGGAACTACTTCAGTGAAGCTGATTATGTGGAGTTTTCTAAGGTCAAG GTTGTTACCCCAACTGGTAATGTTTTGGTGGAAGATCTGACTCTTAAAGTTGAATCAGGATCGAATCTGTTAATTACAG GTACTAAACCTGGAGAATATGGACAAAACCAGGCATTGGAAAATCGTGGGCTGTAG
- the LOC110626099 gene encoding mitogen-activated protein kinase kinase kinase 7: protein MEQFRQMGEVLGSLKALMVLQDDIQINQKQCCLLHNIFTLAFNTIAEEIKQNLKLEEKNTKWKPLEEPLRELHRVFKEGEFYVRRCLDSKDWWGKVVSLHQNKDSVEFHIYNLFSIFPAVIEAIETAGEISGLDQEEMQKKRVMLVKKYDRSWKDPKLFQWRFGKQYLVSREICSQIESAMREDGWQLVEAIKQKIKAGSLTKNEQGLGDVLLKKLNGQLLVNRKLPPSSILLGSQDYQVRRRLGGNSQFKEIQWLGESYALRHFFEDIVPLSSEITNLLSLSHPNIVQYLCGFYDEEKKECFLVMELMSKDLHALMKENSSSRRQVLFPLPIVVDIMLQIARAMEFLHSQKLYVGDLNPTNIFLKPRKCIEGYFHVKVSGFGLTSIENSPSRHASSNNQNAFDPCIWYAPEVLAENEQKGTSSMHKYSEKANVYSFGMLCFELLTGKLPFEDGHLQGDQMSKNIRAGERPLFPSLSPKFLVNLTKKCWHNDPSFRPSFSSICRVLRYIKKFLVMKPSDGQLVMQSPPVDYSELETGFLKKHSEEVNCGVASVSQIPFQMFVYRLIEREKTCLSVKHSEETSDGTSNGGDENTSVVEDPIAQAPAMDARSVGSDMKTVCFDMKSICTEDPDRKIPFDLRSIRSEPSEKKIVLRKLATNVKVKRTSGKPKTPVSAKSSPWSRPGHTLQGSREKPLSMSSPSRSKHRSNGQAVAFEKS, encoded by the exons ATGGAGCAATTCCGGCAGATGGGGGAGGTATTAGGAAGTTTAAAGGCTTTGATGGTATTGCAAGATGATATTCAGATCAATCAGAAACAGTGCTGTTTGCTGCATAATATCTTCACCTTAGCTTTTAACACAATTGCAGAGGAGATCAAGCAGAATCTGAAACTGGAAGAAAAGAACACCAAGTGGAAACCCCTTGAAGAGCCTCTAAGAGAGCTCCATAGGGTCTTCAAGGAGGGAGAATTCTATGTTAGGCGCTGTTTGGATAGCAAAGATTGGTGGGGCAAAGTTGTTAGTCtccatcaaaacaaggattccGTAGAGTTTCACATCTACAACTTGTTTAGCATCTTCCCTGCTGTTATAGAGGCAATTGAGACTGCTGGAGAAATCTCAGGACTTGACCAGGAGGAgatgcaaaagaagagagtaatgCTTGTGAAGAAGTATGATCGAAGTTGGAAGGATCCCAAACTTTTCCAATGGAGATTTGGGAAGCAGTATTTGGTGTCTCGAGAGATTTGCAGTCAAATTGAGAGTGCAATGAGAGAAGATGGATGGCAACTTGTTGAAGCAATAAAGCAAAAGATAAAGGCAGGATCGCTCACGAAGAACGAGCAAGGACTTGGGGATGTACTGCTCAAGAAGTTAAATGGACAACTGCTAGTTAATAGAAAACTTCCTCCAAGTTCAATTTTGTTAGGATCACAAGATTACCAAGTGAGGCGGCGGTTAGGAGGAAATAGCCAGTTCAAGGAAATTCAGTGGCTTGGGGAGAGCTATGCTTTGAGACATTTCTTTGAGGATATTGTACCATTGAGTTCTGAGATCACTAATTTGCTATCACTTTCTCATCCCAACATAGTGCAGTACCTCTGTGGATTCTATGATGAGGAAAAGAAAGAATGTTTTCTAGTAATGGAGTTGATGAGCAAAGATCTCCATGCACTCATGAAGGAGAACAGCAGTTCAAGGAGGCAGGTGTTGTTCCCTCTTCCTATTGTTGTTGATATAATGCTTCAGATTGCAAGAGCCATGGAATTTCTTCACTCTCAAAAGCTTTATGTTGGAGATTTAAATCCTACTAATATCTTCCTCAAACCAAGAAAATGCATAGAAGGTTATTTTCATGTGAAGGTCTCAGGGTTTGGTTTAACTTCCATAGAAAATAGTCCTTCTCGACACGCATCATCGAACAACCAAAATGCATTCGACCCGTGTATTTGGTATGCACCGGAAGTGCTGGCAGAGAATGAACAGAAAGGAACTAGCTCTATGCACAAGTACTCGGAGAAAGCCAATGTTTACAGCTTTGGGATGCTTTGTTTCGAGCTTTTGACAGGTAAACTTCCATTTGAGGATGGGCATCTTCAAGGAGACCAAATGTCCAAAAACATAAGAGCAGGGGAGAGGCCATTATTCCCATCCCTTTCACCAAAATTTCTTGTGAACTTGACCAAAAAATGCTGGCATAATGACCCAAGTTTTAGACCAAGTTTCTCATCTATTTGTAGAGTTCTGAGATACATCAAGAAGTTCCTTGTGATGAAGCCAAGCGATGGTCAGCTGGTTATGCAGTCGCCTCCTGTAGATTACTCTGAATTAGAGACAGGGTTTTTAAAGAAGCATTCAGAGGAGGTGAACTGTGGTGTAGCCTCTGTGTCACAAATTCCATTCCAAATGTTTGTGTACAGGCttatagagagagaaaagacTTGTTTGAGTGTTAAGCATTCAGAAGAAACAAGTGATGGTACCTCAAATGGTGGGGATGAGAATACTTCTGTAGTGGAGGATCCAATTGCACAAGCACCAGCAATGGATGCAAGATCAGTTGGCTCTGACATGAAAACAGTTTGTTTTGATATGAAGTCTATTTGCACAGAGGATCCAGACAGGAAAATACCATTTGATTTGAGATCAATTCGTTCTGAGCCTTCTGAGAAGAAAATTGTGCTCCGAAAGTTGGCTACCAATGTCAAGGTCAAAAGAACTTCAG GCAAACCAAAGACACCAGTATCTGCAAAATCATCTCCATGGAGTCGGCCAGGTCATACTTTGCAGGGTAGCCGAGAGAAACCATTGTCAATGAGCTCTCCGAGTCGAAGCAAGCACAGATCAAATGGACAAGCCGTCGCTTTTGAGAAATCTTAG